In the Arachis hypogaea cultivar Tifrunner chromosome 20, arahy.Tifrunner.gnm2.J5K5, whole genome shotgun sequence genome, TTGATCCGACTGTTACAAAATTATCATCATAACTCGGCATTATATGTCATAAAagtaatgaccaaatcagtacccgaaagattcaaacgctgacattttggtatctcactattgttattgacaaaatagttcttaaaaaattttaaaatttgacaagcgtaccCACGAGTTCACCGGAGCACATTTCCGGCAAGCACAGTGCTGACATGGCCACTGCGTTTTGATGACATGGCAAATACCCTTCCCCACCctaattcttctccttctccttccccctCTCCAACGCactccccccttccccttcctgAATGCATTCTCCCCTCTCCCCAACCCTAATCCTTCCCTCCCCCTCCCTAATCCTAATCCCCCATCTCCAACGCACTTCCCCCTTCCTCAATCCAAAATCCTCCTTTCTGAACCCTAATCCCCTTCTTTTACCCCTTTGAATTCTAATCCCCTTCCCAACACAGTGTCTCACACTCTCAACTCTCTCTCCCCTTCGTCTTCGCTGCTGTCGCCTTCACTACTTGTATGTGCTTGCTGCTAGCCCCCGTTCCCTTTTCCATTCTTCCGTGTATCGAAGACGAGGTCTCACTTCTGGCACTGCTTCCTCTCTCGCAAGTAGCTCCCTCCCGTGGTTCCCGTCACTCTTTACACTGCCTCCTCCCTTGCTATTCGAAACCGCTTCATTCGCCGTCCTGCTTCAgattctcttctctctttctcgcGAATTTGCTGGTtttgttcttttttaaaaaaaattgttaaaatcatCTTGCATTCAccattccttcttcttccttctgctAAATCGTGTGATTTTCTCCTTGATTGAATTGTTAACATCGTTGAGAATTGCATGAGTAAAAAGTGTTTGATTTTAGAATGTGAAATGCCAAATCACAAAATTATTCAATATATATGGTTTTAATCTGAAATGCTAAATGAAATCTGCAAATCATTTTGAAAGGTTAGcgaaaattgataaatttattaaaaGGGGTAAGGAAAGGGGATTAGGGTTCAGAAAGGGGGATTTTGGATTGAGGAGGGGAGAAGTGCGTTGGAGATAGGGGATTAGGATTAGGGAGGGAGAGTGAAGGATTAGGGTTGGGGAGGGGGGAGAATGCATTCAGGAAGGGGAAGGGGGGGGAGTGCGTTGGGGagggggaaggagaaggagaagaattagGGTGGGGAAGGGTATTTGTCATATCATCAAAACACAGTGGCCATGTCAGCACTGTGCTTGCCGGAAATGTGCTCCGGTGAACTCGTGGGtatgcttgtcaaattttaaaatcttttaaggaccatttagtcaataacaataatgaggtaccaaaatgtcagcgtttgaatctttcggatactgatttggtcattacctctaTGTCATAACTCAACTCGGCAAAACACGTTATAAGCCCGGCGTAATGTACAGATTTAACGGGCCATGTACTAGAATCAAAACGTCTGAACTCATTAAgacctgtttattgctttttaaaCCGACGATAATGTAGAAACGTAACCAATCTTCTTCACTTTACATATAAAGGTACGACGTTCTATCCTAAGGGGATATATTGAATTCTCAGTACTAACTTAAGTTTCGGAGtacctttgcaggtacactccccccttgTTTCTTGTTCACGATCTGCATGATTGGACATCTTCCCAGACGTGAAGCTCGGATTTTCTCAAGGCTCATAGGTCGGCACCGAAGATAACAACTCAGCGCCGACTCCCAGAAGCCGAGCTCCCCTCTAGGTATCcacacaagaacaattggcgcccaccgtgggccgagaatataattttttctttatatcATCGGCCTCGACGATCTCGTCTGAAGCCATGGCTGAGCAACTTCCACCTACGCCATCTGAACTTCTTCAGATGGTGACCGAGTTACGGCAAGCCAACCAGCGCATGGCCGAAGAGAACCAAAGAATGGTAAATCAGATTACTAATATGAATAATACCCGAGTCAAAAACAACAATGATTGACAAGAACGAACAGAAGAAGTCAAGCCTCATTCAGGACCGACGCATATCTCCGAAATTGCTCGGCACGAGGAAGAGTAACCCGAGCACAATGAAGAAGCTCGGCCAGAAGACGAGGATGACAACCTAGAAAGCTCCCCGGGGCCATTCAAGGCCGAGGTGATGAATTTCGTGTTACCCAGGAGGTTCGCTCTACCGACCACCCTAACCCCCTATGATGGGCTGGGTGATCCGAAGAAATACATCAAAAAGTTCACCTCTATAATGATAGTAAACGGTGCATCTCATAAAGTTTTATGTCATTGTTTTCCATCTTACTTAGATGATCCTacacttgattggttttgttcaTTGCCTGCAGGTTCTATTTCTCGTTTTCGAGACCTATCAAAGCCCTTCGAAGAGCACTTTGCTGGATCAGCCATCTATCTACATGACTCCGATTACTTGAACACAATTAAACAAGGCCAGCATGAAAGCCTCCGAGACTACATGATGCGCTTCACAGAGATAGCCATGAGTATACTCGATCTCCACCCCGAGGTGGAAAACTGCACGCAATAAAAAGTGGACTCCGACCAGAAAAATTTCAGGAGACCATTGCCGTGGCCAAACTTAAAACTATGGCCGAGTTCTGAGAAAAGGCAAAAGGCCAGATTGACATCGAGGAGCTCCGACAAGCTCGGAGAATAGAGAAACCACAATACAGAGACGACGACAAAGTACGAGATAGTAAGAAAAACTTCAAACCAACTCCACGATATGAATCTTATACTCAGTTCAACACCAAGCGTGATGACATCATCAAGGAGATCTTGAGTTCAAAGTTGATCAAGCCACTAAGAAAAGCCGGCAGCTATCCAGATTCAAAAGGCGCAGACAGATCGAAATGCTGCTCTTTTCATCAAAAGCACGGACACGCCACTGACGAGTGTGTCATCGCCAAAGACCTTCTAGAGCAGTTAGCTTGGCAAGGTCACCTCGATAAGTATATCGGCGGCCACAAACAATGACGCCCACCTCCCACTGGTGACCAAAGTTCGGCAACACAGCAGGGCCAAGATAAGGATAGACCGAACACCAATCTTCCCGGCTAACCAAGACGTGTTATTAACTGTATCTCCGGAGGTTTTGTAGGTAAATGAGCCACAAGCTCGGCAAGAAACCGGTCTTACCGAGCTATGCTCTCCATAGACGCCGATCAACATCAAAAGCAGACACATCCACATTTTCCTCAGATAACATTCCAGACGTCCGACCTTAACACCAACGTAACAAATCTAGACGACCCGGTTGTGATTTCTTTGCAGCTCGGAGATCTCCTACTCAAAAAGGTTTTACTGGACCCTGGAAGTAGTGCCGATGTTCTCTTTTACTCCACATTTCAGAAGATGAAACTGAGCAGCAACATCCTCCAACCATCCACTGGAGACCTGGTCAGTTTCTCAGATGAGAGAGTCCCGGTTATGGGctctgtgtggttacaaaccacactcggtGAGGTTCCCTTATCAAAACCTAAGATATTCAGTATTTATTTGTTGACTGTTTTAGTCCTTACAATTTAATACTTGGCCGACCATTCTTAAATAGGCTCGGCGACATTGTCTCCACAATTCATCTCTGTGTTAAGTTCCCTTTGTAGGATAATACAACTGCAACTATTCACAGTGATGCCCGAGAAGCCAGAGAATGCTACAACAGTTTTAAAAGACCTAACCAAAATACACAGGCTCATGTGCACAACATTGGCACTCAAGACGACCTGCCAGCCCTGGCCGACCTTGATCCCAGGGAAGGAACCCTTGAACGACCAACCCCAATAGAAGACTTGCATAAAATCTATTTTGCAGATAGCTCGAACAAGTTTACTTACGTCAGATCCACATTAAGCTCAGAAGAGAAGGCCTTATTCCGAGCATTTCTACATCAAAATGCCGACTTGTTTGCTTGGACCCCAGCTGATATTCCAGGCATCGACCCATGCATCATATCCCACAAGCTGGCATTAGACCCGTCTGTACAACCTGTAGCACAGAAAAAGCGAAACCTCAGCCAAGACCGCAAACAAGCTTCTCTGGAAGAAACCAAGAAGCTCATCAACGCTGGTTTCATTCAGGAAATTAGATTCACAACATGGTAGGCGAATGTCATCATGGTGAAAAAATATAACGGTAAATAGcgcatgtgtgttgatttcaccgatctcaacaaagcatgcccaaaagacTCCTATCCCTTACCATCCATTGATTGCTTAGTTGATAATGCCTCTGGTTATGAAAAACTtagctttatggatgcatactctaaCTATAACCAGATCCAAATGCATCCATCCAATCAAAGTAAGACAGCCTTTATTACTGAATATGgaaactattgttataaagtcatgctgtttggccttaagaatgcaggtgcaacatatCAATGCCTAATGGACAGAGTGTTCGCCAAACAACTCGGCAGAAACATTGAGGTCTACGTTGACGATATGATCACCAAAACAAAAATCGGCAACAACCACCTAGATGACCTCGCCGAGATCTTCGGTCAAATCAGAAAATACATCATGCGATTAAACCCCGAGAAGTGCGCATTTGGTGTACAAAGTGGCaaattcctcggcttcatgcTCACTAGCCGAGGTATTAAAGCGAATCCAGAAAAGTGCCAAGCTGTCTTGAATATGACAAGCCCACAAACTATCAAAGAAGTCCAACGATTGACAGGGAGACTTGCTGCACTTTCTAGATTCTTACCTTGCCTAGCTTCTAAGTCTTTATGTTTTTTccaaactttgaaaaagaaaaaggcttTCCAATGGACTGATGAATGTGAACAAGCATTCACAACAATCAAAGAAACTCTTTCAAAACCACCAATCTTATAAACCTCCATTCAAGGGGAaccattattcttatatttatctgTCACTAACTGGGCTATAAACTCTGCTCTTATTACAGAAAGGCATAAGCAGCAGTTGCCGATCTATTTCATTAGCAAAACACTACAGAATGCCAAACTTCGCTATCCGAGCATTGAGAAGCTGGCTTTAGCTCTTGTTTTCTCAGCCAGAAGATTACGGCCGTACTTCCAGAGTCATGTCATCCATGTTCGGACAGATCAACCTTTGTGACAAGTCCTTCAGAAACCAGAACTGGCTGGCCGACTAGTAAAATGGTCGGTAGAACTTTCGGAATTTGATATCATATACCAGGTCTGATCATCTATGAAGTCCCAGTtcttggccgacttcatcgccgagTTCTCAGTACCAGACACAGCCGAAGATTATGTCAAATGGTCTTTGTACGTCGATGGATCTTCCAACCCACAAGGATGTAGAGCAGGAATCATACTTCATGATAGCCATGGTAATATCATCAAACATTCTCTCCACTTTTCTTTTAAAGCAAGTAACAATCAAAGTGAATACGAAGTCCTCATTGCCGGCCTTAGACTTGTTGCCGACCTACACATCACCAAACTTAAGGTATACTGCGACTCCTTACTCATTGTACAGCAGGTAAACAACCTATACCAAGTAAAAGATCCTAAGCTATCTAAATACCTTGAAATCGTccaaaatttacttttaaaattttctaaatacgACATACAGCATATACCTCGGGAGAGTAATGGCCGAGCTGACATCCTGTCTAAACTCGCCAGTACTCAACCAAATAGGTCATCTCTTTATCAATCAACATTACTTAAACCAAGCATTAAACTCACAGAAATTTTAAGTGTTACACAGGATACTAATTGGAGAACACCTTACATAACTTATCTCAGAACTAGAGCATTGCCAGATACTATTAAAAATCTCTGGCATTTTCGCCGACAAGCTTCGTTTTTTACAATATTTGACAACTGCCTGTACAGACGAGGTTTCGCTCGTCCTCTGCTCAAATGCCTTAACATGTCCGAAGCTGATATTACATTATCCGAAGCACACAAAGGCATCTGTGGAACACACCTTGGTGCCCGAAGCCTCTGTTCAAAGATCCTGCGTGATGGCTTCTACTGGCCGATATTACAAAAAGACTGCAAAACAAAGGTCAGACACTGTGATAACTGCCAAAGACAGAGCCCGATAACACACTTGTCGGCCGAATTATTGCATAACTCGGAGGTCACTTGGCCCTTCAACCAATGGGGTATAGATATCCTAGGCCCTTTCCCGACAGCAGCAGGTCAGGTAAAATTCCTGGTTGTAGGAATTGATTATTTTCAAAATGGATAGAGGTCCAGCCTCTAGCCAAGATTACCTCACAACAAATGCTTTCTTTTGTATGGAAATATATTATTTGTCGATTCGGCATACCTCGGCACATTATCACAGATAATTGATCGCCAGTTTGCCGATCATAAGTTCACATCCTTTTTGCAGGACTTGAAAATCAAATATCATTTCTCATCAGTAGAGCACCCACAGACAAACGGGTTAGCAGAAGCTGCAAATAAAGTAATACTCCATTCTCTAAGAAAGAAACTGGAGGACGCAAAAGGCCTCTGGGCCGAGCTTATACCAGAAATCATATGGGGATACAATACCACGATCCACTCAACAACAAAGGAAACACCATTTCTCCTGGTATATAGCTCCGACGCTATGATACCAGTGGAGATATCCCAAGCCTCATTACGAACTCAATTGGCCGACCACACAACAGCACACAGAACTCGGCAAACAGACCTGGACCTCGTCGAAGAAGTCAGAGCATCAGCAGCAATCACACACCGAGCTATGCAACAGCATATAGCTTGGCGCTATAATCAGAAACTACACCCAAGGTCCTTTCAAGTAAACGACTTGGTGCTAAAAAAAACAGAACAAGCCAGAAAGCCAAGAAACCATGGCAAGCTAGCAGCTAATTGGGAAGGTCTTCTCTGGATAATAGAAGTCATCGGCAACGGAGCTTACCGATTACAAACCTTATATGGTAACGATTTGCCTAACACTTGGAATGTATCATCTTTAAAGTTATATTATAGTTAAAAGTCAGGGACAAACAAGTACTCTTTTTCTTACTACCAAGATTTTTCCCAAAAATggattttgcttggagaggttttaacgagacTTGCCTACCTGCGCCTTTGAAATCAAAGGTCTtccaataaataaaattctgATTTCATCAAATCATCACTATTTTAGCATTTCACATTTCTCCATTATTTATAAACTTATAAAATTTGTCCCGCCGATCTATACTCAAATCCGACCATTCAGAATCTATCATTCAAACATATAGTTGATCTTACTCCGAATCTGACAATTTGGGAAACCTATCTTCCCCGGAATCCTACTATTCAGAATTCATCAGTCAAACAGATTGCCAATCATTACTCGTAAACCGACTAttcaaaatttatcaaaaatacaGCCGACTATTATCAATCAAACAAACCGATTATTCGGCATTCCGCTAAAATCGGATTTCTCAGCCTCAACTGAACATTAAACATAAACCAATCTCCATCAAAATAATGGAACTTCACCAATCAAACTTACCCAACACTATGGTATGTTTTACCCAAATCAAAACAACCTGGTTTCACAAAAACCGATCAATCAATTTGGCTCCAAGCCACACTCACAATCAGATAACACTCACTCATCATATCAAACTACCAAATCAATATAATTATACTCTCTATTAATCAACACATGCACAACATCATGCAACCAGAAGCATCATAAATTGCTTCCCCTAAAAAACCAGTAACAAAATAAAGTTACAAACATAAGCTCAACCCAGGAGCAAAATAGTTTACCAACAAAATAAAATGCCCAAAAACACAACACAATCAGACAGAAACCTATTCAACATTTTCATCTCCCTGCTCAACAGCACCATCATATTCCACTATAACCCCGTCCTGCACTAACTTCCCTGGATCCATCTGTGAAAAATCCACCTCAGGAGCCAAGAATTTCGTCTAAATGGAAGCTCTCTCAAATCCTTCAATGAAGGAATCGAGAATTTCTCCTTGCTTGTTTTTCTCTACCTCCTTCAATTGAGCAGTTACCTCAATCATACGGGTACTCAGAGCAGACAAATCaaagtttttcttttttaaatcctCAACATCCTTGGCATAGCTATCTTTCACCTCTTTCAAATGCTTTTCAACATCAGCTAACTTCACCTCAAGCTCTGAAATTCTAGCACTCTTTAAAGCCAACTCCTCCCTCAAACTCGGATCCTCCTTTTTCTCAACAACCTTCCGATGTATCTTTTCACGGCTACGACCTAAACTCGCCAACCGAAGCCCCACCACCTGCAATAATATACACTATCACACATGTATTCcacaaaacaggaaaataaaaaccaatactcacaaaataaaattacctgCATATAATGGTCAGTAGCAACATCAACAACCTCGTCGGCCAGATTCATATCCGCCGACAATTGACAACACTCATCAGCGACAACCATGTATGGGTAATCCCTCCCCCATAAAGACGAAGAATCAGTTTGATCAGCGATACCATGTAACCTCTTTTGATTGTCAAAAAACTTATGAACTTCTTCAATCGGCACCTCATCTCTTTCATCATCAGAAACGTCGGACAAGTCCACCACGTCACTCTTTCTTTTCTTAAGAACGACCTTTCTCCTCCTTGGCTTTGGCTGATCAACCTCACCAGCGCCGACAACCTTCTCAACTTTTGACGTCGAATCTTTCTTATCCAAGTTCTTACTTTTCATAGGTGCCCTTAGGTTCGCCGCGGATACGCCAGGATACTTTCCAcctgaaaacaaacaaaaaccgACTATTCAGCCTCATATTTCAAAACTTAGGTACAAAAAATAATATCCCAACAAGCTCACCTAAATAATCTACTGCAGCTTGCTTATTTTCCTCCCACTGCAACAAATCAAACACCGAGATCAAATCCTTCCGATCAATCACCTCGACCAGATACCCAATAATACACTCATCCCTAGGTTTAATGAACTCTGAAGCGAGTATATTATTAGACTCAGAACACCACCAAATCGGGAATCTCTCCCCTAAATGCTCATCCACATAAAAAGGAAAATTCCCTTCAACACTTCTCACTTTCAGATACATCTCCTTAAATGACAACTTATACAGCTTAAATATTGCAAACTTCGGCGAACTATTCAGGTTCACCCACCCACCTTTTCACACACCCTTAGCTTGAAACAGTGAGAAAAATAACTCCACAGATGGTACTTTTTCCAAAAACTCCATCAACACCTCAAACGCACGAAGAAAAGCCCATCCATTTGGATGTAGCTGAGATGGTGCGCAATTCATCTGCTTCAAAATCTAACACTAAAATTTGCTAAATGGAAGCTTAACCTTCAACTCTTCAAGAACACAACTATACATAAAAAAGTATTCAAAACCCTCACCCCTATTAAAAAACCCTGTCACTTTCAGAACATGGAAGTAACTCCAGTCGAATTCCAGAACCAGTCCTAACAACTTTACTCTTATCTACTTCATTTACAGCACCATGATCCAAGAACAATGACATACGATTCCTCACATCATCGCTTACCTAGTCGTAAGACCAGTCTATCtccccctttttttctttctcaaacCCCATGTGAAAATAGCACAAGacgcagaagaagaagaacataatCCAACAAACACAAGGAAAAAGAAGACAGAAACAAATTAAAACGTACCTCTCTTGCTCATTTTTTGACACCAAAAGCTCCAGATAACAAAAAAAGTAATGCAGCAAAATAAAACCCTCAAAATTCCAAAAACAAACAATTTTAATAATCTGTTTCGATTCCACTCCCCAATCCCATCAGTTACATCTATTCAAGGGACATTGGAAACATGCACCACCATCAAACGTGCAATTAATTACTTTCTCTGTCTTAGTCATCTCACTTTTTGACATTAATAATTGtttaataaagtaaattaaactgGGGGCTCCAACACCAGACCAACCGCCGACTTATCCATTTGCCGAATTATGAATcactaaaagctcaacctgcttcattaaacaCATTCTCAGGCCAAGTTTGGGGGCTATGATCCGTCATAACTCGACATTATGTGTCATAACTCGGCAAAACACGCTATAAGCTCGGCAAAACGCACAGACTCAACGGGCCATGTACTAGAATCAAAACGTCCAAACCCATTAAgacctgtttattgctttttaaaCCGACGATAATGCAGAAACGTAACCGATCTTCTCCACTTCACATATAAAGGTACGATGTTCTATCCTAAGGGGATATACTGAATTCTCAGTACTAACTTAAGTTTCGTAGTacttttgcaggtacactccccctttGTTTTTTGTTCACGATTTACACGATTGGATATCTTCCCAGAGGTGAAGCTTGGATTTTCTCAAGACTCAGAGGTCGACATCGAAAATAATAACTCGACATCGACTCCCAAAAACCGAGCTCTCCTCCAGATATCCACAGAGGAACACtactaaaaatttgattttgcaTTTTCACATTCACATTCAATTAaagttaaatattaatatatcaaCATTTGCTTAAATAATCCCGCAGCAATAAGGGGGCTCAATCAATTAAGACAatagaaaaaataagagaaaactaCCTTTATTTTTTCAAATGGGTTAATTTTTTAGGAGAATGGAGACTTTCGACATGCAACAATACACAAGTCAAACGGGGTCGTATCTTCAACAATTTGGAACGATTAAGTcggtgtaaattttttttgtgtcaatcaaatctaattaaattaacttaacataataataattagttatgattaatatttttttaaattttattatttaatttaattaaatttaattcataaaaaaatttaaatatataatattattctaaaaaatataagggTTAGAGAAAAATAGCATATTTTAGAATAGATTTTTCGCCTTATATAATTTATACTACCTCTTTTGGAATATtctaaggatttctattagttttatgcCAAATTTGGTAGGATATAATCTGAATTGAATATCTTGCTGCTCAATTATACCTTATTAGAATGCGTTTGAACTGAGAGAATACTTTGGACTTAGTTGGAATAAGacctttttttttacaaaatgtctaaatgacaattttttttaatttataactaTATATTCTCCTCTcttgtaaaattaaaataatatgcattttaaatttatttgaccTTTAATAATTATGagaattttttacaaaaataattattataattgattatataaattagtgataattgtttgtttattcaaatatatatatatataaattattaatttaatgacttttgtttgtttttaatattttatcactAATCTTAAAAGAAAGtattatttagaatttttatagaaaaataagatattttttttataaattttataatgacTTTGCAGAAGATTATTGTAAACTTTTTTTAGAGAGGATTACTGATTCTTTTACCGTTTAAGTGAACTGCAATTGCCATGGAAAGAGAGGGTGGGGGGAGGGGGGTAGATTTAACACTTCGTCTTACCACTACACCTTTCCTCATTTCTCATGGCTTCGTCATCAACGAAACAGATTTTAGTGGtgggaataaaaataatataaaaaaataaaaaaatttaatacgcatctatttagatatttaaattaagtttattattcaagtttttaataatttaattttaatatatcaaaaggtatattaattttaatttttatttcttttcatcttagtgttttgaaaattttgtaatatatatatatagttatttatttagtattagtATCAACGTCTTGGATTGTTAGGTATTTTATACCtatcaaatcatatttttataaaggtttaattactctattggttctatagtttcgcaaaattttcaattaggtccctatactttttttctttttaattaagtctttgcaccaaatttttttttaattaggtccttacacttttttttcttttatttaggtccctataccaattctttttttttagttgggtccctataaaattaaaccaattactATTAGGGCAAGATTTTAGcctatcattttttaaaaattcgcTAAACTAGCAGGCTAAAGCGGGACGAGGTGGGGCGGGACGGGCTGGTCCGACGGgttatgattgttttttttttttgtgtattttagtcatttcatacctttatataaattgaaaatttatCAGTTAGGGTTTTCAGTTTTCACTCTTCATTCACTGTAGAGTCAACGTCACTCCCCCAGTCTCTTTCTTGGCCCCTTCGTCATTGAACTCACTCCCTCTCATTCTTGAGACCCTGACCCTAAAGTTGCATTTGTTTACAGGGATGGGACACTGAAACAAGGACACATAGAGATAAAATCGTGTTTGGCATATAAGACATGGAAAAAGACATTATATCCAGAGATGCTGAATTAGGGTATTTTGTGTCCGTCCTGAAAGGAAGGACACAGAaacactaacaagggacacaacttatttttcattttttctttcattattcttgttaatttttcataattatacttcttttattatatttttctgcccaaattttttgaataaaaaaatgagaataaattagattttcataatttgttctacttTATTACCAAAAAGAATACAAGAACATTAAATTATGTGTCTCTGTCTTTTATGTCTTTTTTTAGTGTCTTGTCTTGTCCTTTTCTAAGAAACAAACGTAGCCTAAGATCCTGACCAACAGACGCATTTTGAATTGACGGCGTACCAGCAGCGAGCCGGCAACGATGACTCGACCCTCtgcactttctctctctctctctctctccctccctccctccctccctcccttgCCCAGTCTGCGACAAAATATATGCATTCTCTCATTCTAGTAGGTGTAGTTCTTGCCattgaagaaagaaaatatgttgTTGGACTGACATTCAGTGACTGTGTAAGCCACAATATTGGCACCCATGTTATTGGCCATTGGATCTTTACTCCAAACTGTGATGCTTGATTCCTGGTGCGTTCTTGGTATTTGTAACCCACTAActtatcggcaagtgcaccgggtcgtaccaagtaatacct is a window encoding:
- the LOC140183226 gene encoding uncharacterized protein encodes the protein MLSIDADQHQKQTHPHFPQITFQTSDLNTNVTNLDDPVVISLQLGDLLLKKVLLDPGSSADVLFYSTFQKMKLSSNILQPSTGDLVSFSDERVPVMGSVWLQTTLGEDNTTATIHSDAREARECYNSFKRPNQNTQAHVHNIGTQDDLPALADLDPREGTLERPTPIEDLHKIYFADSSNKFTYVRSTLSSEEKALFRAFLHQNADLFAWTPADIPGIDPCIISHKLALDPSVQPVAQKKRNLSQDRKQASLEETKKLINAGATYQCLMDRVFAKQLGRNIEVYVDDMITKTKIGNNHLDDLAEIFGQIRKYIMRLNPEKCAFGVQSGKFLGFMLTSRERHKQQLPIYFISKTLQNAKLRYPSIEKLALALVFSARRLRPYFQSHVIHSQFLADFIAEFSVPDTAEDYVKWSLYVDGSSNPQGCRAGIILHDSHGNIIKHSLHFSFKASNNQSEYEVLIAGLRLVADLHITKLKVYCDSLLIVQQIIDRQFADHKFTSFLQDLKIKYHFSSVEHPQTNGLAEAANKVILHSLRKKLEDAKGLWAELIPEIIWGYNTTIHSTTKETPFLLVYSSDAMIPVEISQASLRTQLADHTTAHRTRQTDLDLVEEVRASAAITHRAMQQHIAWRYNQKLHPRSFQVNDLVLKKTEQARKPRNHGKLAANWEGLLWIIEVIGNGAYRLQTLYGNDLPNTWNVSSLKLYYS